The following coding sequences lie in one Rutidosis leptorrhynchoides isolate AG116_Rl617_1_P2 chromosome 6, CSIRO_AGI_Rlap_v1, whole genome shotgun sequence genomic window:
- the LOC139855848 gene encoding peptidyl-prolyl cis-trans isomerase FKBP62-like: MEDDFDFSAAGDMNGEMMNDLPDYDAPVAYKVGEEREIGKQGLKKKILKEGEGWETPENGDEVEVHYTGTLLDGTQFDSSRDRGTPFKFTLGQGQVIKGWDQGIKTMKKGENALFTIPAELAYGESGSPPTIPPNATLQFDVQLLSWLSVKDICKDGGIFKKILVKGEKWENPKNADEVIVNYEAKLEDGTLVAKSDGVEFTVQDGHFCPALSKAVKTMKKGEKVVLTVKPQYGFGENGKQASGNEVGVPPNATLLITLELVSWKTVSNVTSDKKVVKKILKEGEGYERPNEGAVVQVKLVGKLQDGTVFFRKGYDETELFEFKTDEEQVIDGLDRAVLTMKKGEVATLTIAPEYAFGSAESKQELAVVPPNSTVNYEIELVSFVKDKESWDMTTPEKIEVAGKKKEEGNTYFKAGKYLKAAKRYEKAVKYIEYDTNFSEEEKKQTKALKVSCNLNDAACKLKLKDYKQAQKLCTKVLELESTNVKALYRRAQAYMNLADLDLAELDIKKALEIDPENRDVKLEYKVLKQKMKEYNKKDAKFYGNIFAKLSALDSKKEGPKVMEQMPIDSKA, encoded by the exons ATGGAGGACGATTTTGATTTTTCGGCAGCCGGAGATATGAACGGAGAGATGATGAACGATTTGCCAGATTATGATGCTCCGGTCGCATATAAAGTCGGTGAAGAAAGAGAAATCGGTAAGCAAGGATTGAAGAAGAAGATACTTAAAGAAGGTGAAGGTTGGGAGACTCCTGAAAATGGTGATGAGGTTGAAG TTCATTATACTGGAACGTTGCTTGACGGAACACAGTTTGATTCGAGTCGAGATAGGGGGACACCGTTCAAGTTCACTCTAGGTCAAG GTCAAGTAATTAAAGGATGGGATCAAGGAATCAAAACAATGAAGAAAGGAGAGAATGCGCTGTTCACCATTCCTGCTGAGCTTGCATATGGCGAGTCCGGTTCGCCTCCAACTATCCCTCCAAACGCTACTCTCCAGTTTGATGTGCAACTGCTTTCCTGGCTAAGTGTCAAGGATATTTGCAAAGATGGTGGAATATTTAAGAAGATTTTAGTCAAAGGAGAGAAATGGGAGAACCCTAAGAATGCTGATGAAGTCATAG TGAATTATGAGGCTAAACTTGAGGATGGCACTTTGGTTGCGAAATCAGATGGAGTCGAGTTCACTGTCCAAGATG GCCATTTCTGCCCTGCACTGTCAAAGGCTGTGAAAACAATGAAGAAGGGAGAAAAAGTAGTCCTTACGGTTAAACCTCAAT ATGGATTTGGAGAGAATGGGAAACAAGCATCAGGTAACGAAGTTGGAGTACCACCAAATGCTACTCTACTGATTACACTAGAGCTTGTGTCGTGGAAGACCGTTTCGAATGTTACAAGTGACAAAAAGGTTGTAAAGAAGATTTTGAAAGAAGGCGAAGGGTATGAGCGCCCGAATGAAGGAGCTGTAGTTCAGG TGAAATTGGTTGGTAAGCTACAAGATGGAACAGTATTCTTtagaaaaggttatgatgaaactgaGCTTTTTGAATTCAAGACAGATGAAG AACAAGTAATTGATGGGCTTGATAGAGCTGTGTTGACGATGAAGAAAGGGGAAGTTGCTACTTTGACTATTGCACCAGAATATGCTTTCGGTTCTGCAGAATCTAAGCAAGAATTAGCAGTTGTGCCTCCAAACTCAACCGTGAACTATGAAATTGAGCTTGTATCTTTCGTTAAG GATAAAGAATCTTGGGATATGACCACTCCAGAGAAGATTGAGGTAGCAGGCAAAAAGAAGGAAGAAGGGAACACATACTTTAAGGCTGGTAAATATCTAAAAGCTGCAAAGCGATATGAGAAG GCTGTCAAGTACATTGAATATGACACTAATTTTAGTGAGGAGGAAAAGAAGCAGACGAAGGCATTAAAGGTATCGTGCAACCTCAATGATGCAGCCTGTAAGCTGAAGCTTAAGGACTACAAACAAGCTCAGAAACTTTGCACCAAG GTATTGGAACTTGAGAGCACAAATGTCAAGGCTTTGTATAGAAGGGCTCAAGCTTACATGAATCTCGCTGATTTGGATCTGGCAGAACTTGACATCAAAAAAGCACTTGAGATAGACCCGGAGAACAG GGATGTGAAGCTGGAGTATAAAGTGTTGAAGCAGAAGATGAAAGAATATAACAAGAAGGACGCCAAATTCTATGGAAATATATTTGCCAAGCTATCAGCACTTGATTCTAAG AAGGAAGGTCCAAAGGTGATGGAACAAATGCCCATTGACAGCAAGGCTTAA
- the LOC139853915 gene encoding pentatricopeptide repeat-containing protein At3g25210, mitochondrial codes for MSRQVLHRALLPHSLTAVLHYRSICTATADTVTSPPTPSPPPPTSSFTPRTPLVKQFDTWLEKLKPGFTPYDVVEALRAQSDPDLAFDVFRWTGQQRGYKHNNTTYLTMIQIAVSGKRYHHAETLVEEILAGACTGSLPLYNSVIKFCCGRKFLFNRAFDVYKKMLNCEDTKPNLETYKLLLDSLLRRFNNVNVCFVYLRGVKSLSKQMKAAGVVPDTFASNMIIKAHAKCHEIDRAISVFREMALYGNEPNLYTYCYLIHGLCEKGRVEEGLGFYKEMRGKGLVPKGSSFMILICSLAMEQRFDDSISVVRDMLRESMSPDLLTYKTLVEGLCREGRVDDAFDILEEFRKKDSFMNEKTYKSLLNGLHFAS; via the coding sequence ATGTCCAGACAAGTTTTACATCGAGCCTTACTCCCTCACTCTCTAACGGCCGTCCTTCACTACCGATCTATCTGCACCGCCACCGCCGACACTGTAACATCTCCGCCAACACCTTCACCGCCGCCGCCTACCTCCTCCTTCACACCAAGAACACCACTAGTAAAACAATTCGATACATGGCTAGAGAAACTAAAACCCGGATTTACACCCTACGACGTCGTAGAAGCCTTACGAGCTCAATCCGATCCAGATTTAGCTTTTGACGTCTTCCGTTGGACCGGTCAACAACGAGgctacaaacacaacaacacaacttACCTCACCATGATTCAAATCGCCGTTTCCGGTAAACGTTACCATCACGCCGAAACCCTAGTTGAAGAAATACTCGCCGGCGCGTGTACCGGAAGCCTTCCTCTTTACAATTCCGTTATCAAATTCTGCTGCGGTCGTAAGTTTTTATTCAATCGTGCATTCGATGTTTATAAAAAGATGTTGAATTGTGAAGATACGAAACCTAATCTCGAAACGTATAAACTGTTGCTTGACTCGTTACTTAGACGGTTTAATAATGTGAATGTATGCTTTGTGTATTTACGCGGTGTGAAATCGTTATCGAAACAAATGAAAGCTGCTGGTGTGGTGCCTGATACTTTTGCATCGAATATGATAATTAAAGCACACGCTAAATGTCACGAAATTGATCGTGCGATTAGCGTGTTCCGTGAGATGGCATTGTATGGAAACGAGCCGAATTTGTATACTTATTGTTATTTGATTCATGGATTGTGTGAAAAGGGGCGAGTGGAAGAGGGTTTAGGGTTTTATAAAGAGATGAGGGGGAAAGGGTTGGTGCCGAAAGGTAGTAGTTTTATGATTTTGATTTGTAGTCTTGCAATGGAACAGAGATTCGATGATTCAATTAGCGTTGTGCGTGATATGTTGAGGGAGTCTATGTCGCCTGATTTGTTGACGTATAAGACTCTTGTTGAAGGGTTGTGTAGGGAAGGTAGAGTGGATGATGCTTTTGATATTCTAGAAGAGTTTAGGAAGAAGGATAGTTTTATGAATGAGAAAACGTACAAGAGTTTGCTCAACGGGTTGCATTTTGCGAGTTAG